The Candidatus Binataceae bacterium genome includes a region encoding these proteins:
- a CDS encoding enoyl-CoA hydratase/isomerase family protein, with translation MAAKTPADFLFAKDGPVTTITFNRPERRNCMNREVMAEFEHLVHRVRDDRETRVLIVTGTGAAFSAGADLSGADGAKDPEARRRFFAERNAGLARTIGRSFDQISRLDCMTIAAVNGYAVGGGWALALAFDFTIAAEEAEFWVPEVDLGAPFTGGPAIVMAARMGPWRAKEAAVLCRHYTARELFDLGMVNRVVKARALAKAARELADTLLKKPFKAASATKHFIDGVFLTPRLY, from the coding sequence ATGGCGGCAAAGACGCCCGCAGATTTCCTGTTCGCGAAAGACGGCCCGGTCACCACCATCACTTTCAACCGGCCCGAGCGGCGAAACTGCATGAATCGCGAAGTGATGGCCGAGTTCGAGCACCTCGTCCATCGCGTGCGCGACGACCGCGAAACCCGCGTGCTGATCGTCACCGGCACCGGCGCCGCCTTTTCCGCAGGCGCGGACCTCTCGGGGGCGGACGGCGCCAAAGACCCCGAGGCACGCCGACGCTTTTTCGCCGAGCGCAACGCGGGACTGGCGCGAACGATCGGCCGCTCGTTCGATCAGATAAGCCGGCTCGATTGCATGACGATCGCCGCCGTCAACGGTTACGCGGTCGGCGGAGGATGGGCGCTCGCGCTCGCCTTCGATTTCACCATTGCGGCGGAGGAGGCGGAGTTCTGGGTGCCGGAGGTAGATCTGGGTGCGCCGTTCACAGGCGGTCCGGCAATCGTTATGGCGGCGCGGATGGGCCCCTGGCGCGCAAAGGAGGCTGCGGTGCTCTGCCGCCATTATACGGCGCGCGAATTGTTCGACCTGGGGATGGTCAACCGGGTGGTCAAAGCGCGGGCCTTAGCCAAAGCCGCGCGCGAACTTGCGGATACGCTACTAAAGAAACCATTTAAAGCGGCAAGCGCGACGAAACATTTCATCGATGGGGTTTTTCTGACGCCACGTCTCTATTGA
- a CDS encoding nitrilase-related carbon-nitrogen hydrolase, translating to MIKPYTAVGLIPTVRGIRKREDIKLNLEHTAHMCKAAAWLSSLDLPVRLIALPEGALQAFNDEVLDLDHVQYARECAIDLPGPETDALGALARQYDAFIMAQAKAHHPDWKDRFFNVGFIIDPQGEIILRHYKVSPLFPVEHSVCPHDIFDWWVEKYGCTLDAFWPVADTEIGRLGIMMANEGSYPENARALAMNGAEVVYRGSYPHPATGNELFEIQSRARALDNNMYIVAPNLGTYYLFPDSDLPIDTFGGRSFVINHRGQIVGKQEYGGCSTYVAGVIDIEALRYHRGHTQWDNWLKDLRTELYRMLYQEPIYPKNLYLDRVPMKHQEYRKSVIEKQIALMHQRGIWKKSSYE from the coding sequence ATGATCAAGCCTTACACCGCCGTCGGATTGATCCCCACGGTCCGCGGCATCCGCAAGCGCGAGGATATCAAGCTCAACCTCGAGCACACGGCGCACATGTGCAAGGCTGCGGCCTGGCTCTCGAGCCTCGACCTGCCGGTGCGCCTGATCGCGCTGCCCGAGGGCGCGCTGCAGGCCTTCAACGACGAGGTGCTCGACCTCGACCACGTGCAGTACGCGCGCGAGTGCGCGATCGACCTCCCCGGCCCGGAGACCGACGCGCTCGGTGCGCTCGCCCGCCAGTACGACGCCTTCATCATGGCGCAGGCCAAGGCGCACCATCCCGACTGGAAGGACCGCTTTTTCAACGTCGGCTTCATCATCGACCCGCAGGGCGAAATCATCCTGCGCCATTACAAAGTCTCGCCGCTCTTTCCGGTCGAGCACTCGGTCTGCCCGCACGATATCTTCGATTGGTGGGTGGAGAAGTACGGCTGCACGCTCGACGCGTTCTGGCCGGTGGCCGACACGGAAATCGGCCGGCTCGGGATCATGATGGCGAACGAGGGCTCATATCCGGAGAACGCGCGGGCGCTCGCGATGAACGGCGCCGAAGTCGTGTATCGCGGATCGTATCCGCATCCTGCTACCGGCAACGAGCTATTCGAGATTCAGAGCCGGGCGCGCGCGCTCGACAACAATATGTACATAGTCGCACCCAATCTGGGCACGTACTATCTATTTCCGGATAGCGACTTGCCGATCGACACCTTCGGCGGACGTTCTTTCGTCATCAATCATCGCGGACAAATCGTCGGCAAACAGGAATATGGCGGTTGCTCGACCTACGTGGCCGGAGTGATCGATATCGAGGCGCTGCGCTACCATCGCGGCCACACGCAGTGGGACAACTGGCTGAAGGATCTGCGGACCGAGCTTTACCGGATGCTGTACCAGGAGCCAATCTATCCGAAGAATCTCTACCTCGACCGCGTCCCGATGAAGCATCAGGAATACCGCAAGTCGGTGATCGAAAAGCAGATCGCCCTGATGCATCAGCGGGGCATCTGGAAGAAATCGTCGTACGAATAA